A segment of the Chlamydiales bacterium STE3 genome:
AAACTTGAATAGAATCCCCGGAGACGATTTCGCCACCAATTTCCTGCGCCAACTGCATGGCTAAGTCTGATTTACCGCATCCTGTAGGCCCTGCGATGATAATGACCTTTTTTTTTGGACGAGGAAAATTGGCAGGAATTTGTTTTTGAGCTTCAGTAGCAAGCCCAAGAAAAATGCGCTCAATTTCTTCTTTTTCTACTGTTAATCCTGTTTGCACGGAACCTGACTCATTAATAGCTTTAACTTGGCACCTCTTCTCCAGCACATTCTAAAGAATTTTGCCCAAAATAGTGGCTGCAGTTTAACATGCTTATTTCCTTTTTTCTACAGAAAATGATGGATCTGTATCAAGCCTTATGCACCTCTCATTTCTGAAAATGGAGTTAAAAGCTGCCTCCCCTGCTTGGTAAGCCCTATCGGAGGACCTAAAATCGAATCGTATTTTACAAGGGGTACCTTCTTTTGTTTCTCATCCTTTCTTACATTTACTTTCGGAGGAAGAAAATTTAAAGGAATGAGTTTTTCTACAATATTAAAATAAACCCCAGACTGCCCTTTAAATCCTAGGTAGCCCGTGTTAAATGCTGTAATCGGCAAACCGATTCTTAGTAAATCAACAAGGAAGGCTTTTCTAAATTCCATCACGTCATACGCGGCTTTGTGCGTTTTTAATAGCTGCCTTGTTCTCCCTTTTATTGACGAAGCTAAATTGAGAGAACGTGTCAGCTCCTCCCAATTATACGCCATCTTCATTAACCTATGAGGCTCTTTAAAGCTTAATCGTGTTTTTTCCAAGTTCATTATCATACTACGCAAAAAGCCCGTTCGATCTAACCCACTTCTGCAATTCACCGCAGCTGTTACCTTCATCTCCATATTTAATAATTGGATCAATAACTGCTCGTGACCTCTACTGAGTTCTGCCTTGGGCAGCTTAAGTTGAGAAGCTAAAATTTTGCAAAAAAGCTCAACTTGGCAAAATTGTTCTGTTGCATAATTCAAAGAATTCTTCAGCTTAGCTATTGCATGATATCCATTTATAAGCAAGATCTGCAGTTGGGATCTTTTGAGATGAATTTCATTTTTAAGTTTGACTAACATTCTTTTTTTCTGGCGTTTTGAACTAAATTTTTTTTCTTCTAATCTAACCTCCTCGAAAAAGCAACCTTGAATGAAAGCCAGTTTTTCCTGAATGTCTACATTTAGCCGCTCTAGTCCCTTTAATTGGTGATCGTTTACAAGCCATACAAAGTAGGTTCCCCAAGCTTCTAGATTTTGCATGTGAGAAGCCTGTTCACTATTGTGTAATGCTAGCCTTTGTCAATATAAAGATGCTGGGAGTCTTTCGAGTTTTTTAGACCATTCATAAAAGCGCAACTTCGGGGTATTGATATGGGCAATTTCAACTTTATTTCTTAGCTTCTGAGCCATATAGGCAAGGAACTTATGCTGATTGGCAATAAAGCGGGTTTCCATTTCAAAACTATTTAACTGATGTGACCTCTCTTGCAAAACAAATTTCTCATCGCCATTTTTTGCAATAATTTCCTCCCTTAAAGCAAAAAGAAGTTGAACAAAATCTTTTGCTTTCTGTTTAGAAGCTATTCTTCCAGAACGAATGATTGCGCGATCTCTTCCTTCAACGATAACGCTAAAAGTATTAACTAAATGGCCTGAAACTTGAGGGTCATTAAAGGCTACCAAATGAGAAGTCGGCAAAATTTCGCCTTCAACTATTCCCCCCTCTACAAATCGGTAAGCCTTTAGTACCCCAATTCCCTTAATGCCGACTGGCCTGATTGTAGGAATCCCTCCAGCTGCAGCCTTAAGTGCCACTTGTTGATTTTTGAGTAAATAGGTTCTCTTTAAATGTTCTTCCGAAAAAAACATTTTTTTTGATAGTTCAAGAAGCTTCTTACAACCTTTTGATTGCGGAAGGTATTCGTCTATACCTTGAAAAAATAGCGCTTTCTTCTTGGATTTAGAAAATCTTTTATTCGCCATGCTGATCTTCATGGAAGAATGGCTTTGAAAAAACCTTTTGAAACAATGCCAAACTTTCTGGATTACAGAAAAAAAGAACGAACAGCAACAAAAAAATTGGATCTTCCTTGAAGTTAAGGAAGTCCTTTTATAGCTTTCCCCAGATGCAGGAGCCCGAATAAGGTCAGTACTTTTTTATCCTTTTCCGCTGGGTGTCCGCAAATGAAAGAAAGAGTTGGAGCGTTGGCCGCACTTAACACTCATATTTAATAAAAGTGTTAACTATATCAAAATTTATAGTTTAGAACCTCTTCAAAGCTTCCTCTTTGCTGCTCGATAATTCTAGGACATGATCAAAGCCTGACATTTTAAAAACATCCATCACATTTGTAGTAATTGAGCAAAGCACCAGATGACCTGATAACCCTTTTAATTTTTTTGTCGTAGAGAGAAGCATGCGCATTCCTGCACTACTGATATAGTCTACCCCTGTAAAGTCAAGTATCAACTTATACTTACCATGTTTGATATGATCAAACACTTTTTTCTCTATGTCTGGGGTAGAAACAGCGTCAAGCCTTCCTTTTAATTCCAGCAAAAGAACTTCACCAACCTGCTTTTCGTTTAGGCTTACCATACCTTCCATAAGACTTCCTATTTCTTAAAATTATTCATAGGCAGGAACAGAGGCAACGGTCTCAACTTTTTCCGAACTATTGTTTTTTCTCTCTAAAAATTGCACTCTTTCAGCTGCAACACGTAATTTGCAGCGCTTCTCTCCATCTTTTCCATGCCAAGTGTCCAGTTGCAATCTTCCTTCAACTAAGACTGGCGAAGAGCAATCTAAGGCTTGCACGCAGCTTTCAGCCTGCTTTCCCCAAACCACCACATCGACAAAGCACACTTCTTGTTGACGATCTCCTCCTACAGTCACAAACTCGCGATTGAGCGCAACGAGCAAATCAGTCACCGCAATCCCGTTCGGGGTTTTTCGTAATTCAGGTTTACGGGTTAACCTGCCTGCAATAATCACTTTGTTGAGAGATACCATACCTTTTGCCTATAAAAATTTTTTTGAAATTTTGCCTTTTAATTTCCTTTTAGTCTATCAGAATTTTTTTTACACCTGAAAAAATTAATTAGCTTCGCGTTATGGGCAAAAAATTCGTATCTTTCTACATATCATTTATTTATAGTCTATTGATGCAAATCAAATTTAGGAGTACTTTCCTTAAGCCAATTAAG
Coding sequences within it:
- a CDS encoding Anti-sigma factor antagonist (Product derived from UniProtKB/Trembl:Q6MBT1;Gene name derived from UniProtKB/Trembl:Q6MBT1); this encodes MEGMVSLNEKQVGEVLLLELKGRLDAVSTPDIEKKVFDHIKHGKYKLILDFTGVDYISSAGMRMLLSTTKKLKGLSGHLVLCSITTNVMDVFKMSGFDHVLELSSSKEEALKRF
- a CDS encoding Single-stranded DNA-binding protein (Product derived from UniProtKB/Swiss-Prot:P59933;Gene name derived from UniProtKB/Swiss-Prot:P59933) → MVSLNKVIIAGRLTRKPELRKTPNGIAVTDLLVALNREFVTVGGDRQQEVCFVDVVVWGKQAESCVQALDCSSPVLVEGRLQLDTWHGKDGEKRCKLRVAAERVQFLERKNNSSEKVETVASVPAYE